One genomic region from Lacerta agilis isolate rLacAgi1 chromosome 13, rLacAgi1.pri, whole genome shotgun sequence encodes:
- the ADAL gene encoding adenosine deaminase-like protein isoform X1 produces MMAAEPEGARRFYQELPKVELHAHLNGSISSATMKKLMAQKPDLQVPNGMTTIDKGKRRSLEECFQMFQIIHQITNRTEDILMVMKDVVQEFAADGVKYLELRSTPRDEPTTGMTKRTYVEAVLEGVRQCKEDGLDIDVRFLLSVDRRGGQTVAKETVKLAEEFLLSTDGVVVGLDLSGNPSAGHGKDFLEPLLEAKKAGLKLALHLSEIPNQEEETRLLLGVPPDRIGHGTFLHSSSLASGDLVQLVRQNHIPLELCLTSNLKSQSVPSSDQHHFGFWYNLDHPIVLCTDDKGVFATDLSQEYQLLADTFRLSKAQIWELSYNAINCIFASSHTKMKLKEQWHQLKASVLE; encoded by the exons ATGATGGCGGCGGAGCCCGAGGGAGCGCGCCGCTTTTACcaggagctgcccaaagtg GAGCTGCATGCCCACCTGAATGGCTCCATCAGTTCTGCTACCATGAAGAAATTGATGGCCCAGAAACCAGACCTTCAGGTTCCTAACGGAATGACCACAATTGACAAGGGCAAGAGAAGAAGCCTGGAAGA GTGTTTTCAGATGTTCCAGATCATCCATCAGATTACCAATAGGACTGAAGACATATTAATG GTAATGAAAGATGTTGTCCAGGAATTTGCTGCTGATGGAGTCAAGTACCTAGAGCTAAGGAGCACGCCCAGAGATGAGCCGACCACCG GTATGACCAAAAGGACCTATGTGGAAGCTGTACTTGAGGGTGTAAGACAATGCAAGGAAGATGGATTGGATATAGATGTTAG GTTTCTGTTGTCTGTGGATAGAAGAGGAGGACAGACAGTTGCCAAGGAAACAGTCAAACTGGCCGAAGAGTTCCTGCTTTCCACAGATGGCGTGGTCGTAGGCTTGGACCTCAGTGGAAACCCTTCA GCAGGACATGGCAAGGACTTTCTGGAGCCTCTCCTAGAAGCAAAGAAAGCCGGGCTGAAGCTGGCGTTGCACCTTTCGGAG ATCCCAAACCAGGAAGAGGAGACCAGGCTTCTGCTGGGTGTGCCACCTGACAGAATTGGACACGGTACATTTCTTCATTCTTCATCATTGGCCTCGGGGGATCTTGTACAGCTGGTTCGGCAAAATCACATACCACTAG AACTCTGCCTGACTTCAAACCTTAAAAGCCAGTCGGTGCCTTCTAGCGACCAACACCACTTCGGATTCTGGTACAACCTGGATCATCCCATCGTGCTTTGC ACGGACGACAAGGGTGTTTTTGCGACTGACCTGAGCCAGGAGTACCAGCTGCTTGCAGACACATTCCGGCTGTCCAAAGCACAGATCTGGGAACTCTCCTACAATGCCATCAACTGCATTTTTGCTTCCAGTCATACAAAAATGAAACTGAAGGAGCAGTGGCATCAACTGAAAGCATCTGTGCTTGAATAG
- the ADAL gene encoding adenosine deaminase-like protein isoform X2, translating to MKKLMAQKPDLQVPNGMTTIDKGKRRSLEECFQMFQIIHQITNRTEDILMVMKDVVQEFAADGVKYLELRSTPRDEPTTGMTKRTYVEAVLEGVRQCKEDGLDIDVRFLLSVDRRGGQTVAKETVKLAEEFLLSTDGVVVGLDLSGNPSAGHGKDFLEPLLEAKKAGLKLALHLSEIPNQEEETRLLLGVPPDRIGHGTFLHSSSLASGDLVQLVRQNHIPLELCLTSNLKSQSVPSSDQHHFGFWYNLDHPIVLCTDDKGVFATDLSQEYQLLADTFRLSKAQIWELSYNAINCIFASSHTKMKLKEQWHQLKASVLE from the exons ATGAAGAAATTGATGGCCCAGAAACCAGACCTTCAGGTTCCTAACGGAATGACCACAATTGACAAGGGCAAGAGAAGAAGCCTGGAAGA GTGTTTTCAGATGTTCCAGATCATCCATCAGATTACCAATAGGACTGAAGACATATTAATG GTAATGAAAGATGTTGTCCAGGAATTTGCTGCTGATGGAGTCAAGTACCTAGAGCTAAGGAGCACGCCCAGAGATGAGCCGACCACCG GTATGACCAAAAGGACCTATGTGGAAGCTGTACTTGAGGGTGTAAGACAATGCAAGGAAGATGGATTGGATATAGATGTTAG GTTTCTGTTGTCTGTGGATAGAAGAGGAGGACAGACAGTTGCCAAGGAAACAGTCAAACTGGCCGAAGAGTTCCTGCTTTCCACAGATGGCGTGGTCGTAGGCTTGGACCTCAGTGGAAACCCTTCA GCAGGACATGGCAAGGACTTTCTGGAGCCTCTCCTAGAAGCAAAGAAAGCCGGGCTGAAGCTGGCGTTGCACCTTTCGGAG ATCCCAAACCAGGAAGAGGAGACCAGGCTTCTGCTGGGTGTGCCACCTGACAGAATTGGACACGGTACATTTCTTCATTCTTCATCATTGGCCTCGGGGGATCTTGTACAGCTGGTTCGGCAAAATCACATACCACTAG AACTCTGCCTGACTTCAAACCTTAAAAGCCAGTCGGTGCCTTCTAGCGACCAACACCACTTCGGATTCTGGTACAACCTGGATCATCCCATCGTGCTTTGC ACGGACGACAAGGGTGTTTTTGCGACTGACCTGAGCCAGGAGTACCAGCTGCTTGCAGACACATTCCGGCTGTCCAAAGCACAGATCTGGGAACTCTCCTACAATGCCATCAACTGCATTTTTGCTTCCAGTCATACAAAAATGAAACTGAAGGAGCAGTGGCATCAACTGAAAGCATCTGTGCTTGAATAG
- the TM2D3 gene encoding LOW QUALITY PROTEIN: TM2 domain-containing protein 3 (The sequence of the model RefSeq protein was modified relative to this genomic sequence to represent the inferred CDS: inserted 2 bases in 2 codons), protein MAAVAALRALERLCRVALFLSQLYVLSGRGSLSLEHSHPQAQLAKVAVVPTSTHIPVSKVSDFNSSEATATPSYMTQCPSNGLCSRLPPGCMDCETNCSCIYGKTAIFECKARSQVHCVDEKNNRPETFTINMTCQLCWQLPPSDYVCSNPTNCKTVSCPRERYSANCTVRDHIHCLGNRTFPKMXYCNWTGGYKWSTALALSITLGGFGADRFYLGQWREGLGKLFSFGGXGIWTLIDVLLIGVGYVGPADGSLYI, encoded by the exons atggcggcggtggcggcgctgCGGGCGCTGGAGAGGCTGTGCCGCGTCGCCCTCTTCCTCTCGCAGCTCTACGTCCTCTCCGGGCGGG gtTCACTGAGCTTAGAACACTCTCATCCACAAGCTCAGCTGGCAAAGGTTGCAGTAGTACCTACAAGCACACACATTCCAGTGTCTAAAGTATCAG ATTTTAATTCTTCAGAAGCCACAGCGACCCCATCGTATATGACCCAATGCCCTAGTAATGGACTGTGCAGCCGACTGCCTCCAGGATGTATGGACTGTGAAACAAATTGCTCCTGCATCTATGGCAAAACTGCCATTTTTGAATGTAAAGCCAGATCCCAGGTCCACTGTGTT GATGAGAAAAACAATCGTCCAGAAACTTTCACAATCAACATGACTTGCCAGCTTTGCTGGCAGCTCCCTCCATCAGATTATGTCTGTTCCAATCCTACAAACTGCAAAACGGTCTCTTGTCCACGAGAACGATATAGTGCCAATTGCACGGTGCGGGATCATATTCATTGTCTGG gtaaccgTACTTTTCCCAAGA CTTATTGTAACTGGACAGGAGGCTATAAATGGTCAACTGCCTTGGCTTTAAG CATCACACTCGGCGGTTTTGGAGCTGATCGTTTCTATTTGGGCCAGTGGCGAGAAGGTCTGGGCAAACTCTTCAGTTTTGGAG TGGGAATCTGGACTCTCATAGATGTACTGCTCATAGGTGTTGGTTATGTGGGCCCTGCCGACGGCTCACTTTACATCTAA